In the genome of Pseudomonadota bacterium, the window GCTCACGGGGTGCGCCGTCGTGATCGAGGCGGACGGCCCGAGGTTCAAGGCGGTCACGCGGACCGGGCACGCTCCACGAGAGATCGCGGCCTGGCCGGACGGGCCCTCGGCCGCGCGGGTCGGCGGGGAGAAGGCGAACAGCTACGTCAAGATCCCGACCAGGGCCGACCCGAAGGACGCCGAGTACCTCGCCTCCGACCTCTACGCCGGGTACATCGACGTCGAGGCGCTCGAGGCGCAGGCGCCCGATCGGTGAGGATCCCCGTGGCCAAGGTGCGCATCGACAGGCTGGTCGCGCTAAGGGGGCTCGCCCCGTCGCGGGAGCGGGCCCAGGCGCTGATCATGGCCGGCGCCGTGCTCGTGGACGGCAGGCCGGTCGACAAGGCGGGCGCGCTCGTGGACGACGGCGCCAGCGTCGAGGTGCGCGGCGACGACAACCCGTACGTCTCGCGCGGCGGGCTGAAGCTCGAGGGGGCGCTCGACGATCTCGGCGTCGCGGTCGAGGGCAGGGTCGTCCTCGACGTCGGCGCGTCGACGGGCGGCTTCACCGACTGCTGCCTGAAGCGGGGGGCGCGGCGCGTCTTCGCCGTCGACGTCGGCACGAACCAGCTCGACTACTCGCTGCGCCGGGATCCGCGCGTCCTCTGCCTCGAGAAGACGAACGCCCGGGCGATCGCGCCGTCGCTGTTCCCGGAGCGCGCCTCGCTCGCCGTGATCGACGTCTCCTTCATCTCGCTGACGCTGATCCTCGGCCCGACGCTCGCGTGCCTCGAGGAGGGCGGCGAGATCCTCG includes:
- a CDS encoding TlyA family RNA methyltransferase gives rise to the protein MRIPVAKVRIDRLVALRGLAPSRERAQALIMAGAVLVDGRPVDKAGALVDDGASVEVRGDDNPYVSRGGLKLEGALDDLGVAVEGRVVLDVGASTGGFTDCCLKRGARRVFAVDVGTNQLDYSLRRDPRVLCLEKTNARAIAPSLFPERASLAVIDVSFISLTLILGPTLACLEEGGEILAMVKPQFEAGRDKVGKGGVVRDEAVREEAIAKVAAHAAGLGLECAGRADSRLLGPKGNRETFLRLVRRRSGTGAAGPGSSA